Genomic DNA from Rhodothermales bacterium:
GGGCCGGCCTTGGAGGGCCGGGTCTGTGGTGGGGTCTGGTCGCCGGTCTCGCGGTGGCTGCGGTGCTGCTGATTGCGCGATTTCGCCGTCTGTCGCAAGGCCGGATTCCGCTGCCAGACCCATCGTCCGAAAACGCGCCTCACGGGGTCGCTTGACTTATTATTCAACCGACCACCTCGCCAACCTCACAGCTCAGGTGTTAGGTTCGACGACTTACAGTGCACCTAGCCCGGGCCTCCGGCCTGACCGATGCCTCAGATCTTTCCCCGAAGCGCGAATGTGCTACCGACGCTGAGCCTTGTGCTGGTGTCGGGAATCGGCATCTTCGCCATTGCCTTCGTTTGGTACTACTTCAGCCCGGAGTACACGGATGTCGGGTATGCGCCCGAGCAGCCCGTAGCCTTCAGTCACCGGCTGCACGCGGGTGAGCTTGGTGTCAATTGCCAGTACTGCCACTCGCAGGTGGAGAATGCGGCGCACTCCAATGTGCCCGCCACGCAGACCTGCATGAACTGCCACAACCAGATTCGCACGGAAAGCCTGAAGCTGCTTCCGGTGCGGGAGAGTTGGGCAACCGGGGCGTCGATTCCGTGGGTGAAGGTCCACCAACTGCCGGACTACGCGCATTTTGCGCACAACGTGCACATCAAGAACGGGGTGGGCTGCCAGACCTGTCACGGCCGCATCGATCAGATGGAGGTCGTCGAGCTGGTTGAGCCGCTGTCGATGGGATGGTGCATCGAGTGCCACCGCCAACCGGAGCTGTACCTGCGCCCGAATGACGAGATCACCACGATGGGCTACGTGCAACCGGCCGACTTCGTGGAGCGCAACATGGAGCGCATCCGCATCGAGAATATCCAGCCGCCGACGAACTGTTCGGCCTGTCACTACTAGACGACGCATCGGAAGATGATCGAGCTTCCCGTACTGCAGAACTCCGAACGCGATTCGGACGCGTCGTCACCGCGCACGCGGTTCTGGCGCAGCGTCGAACAGCTGCAGGGTTCTGAGGAATACCAGGCGTTCACCGGCTCGGAGCTTATGCCCGAGGCCGCCGGAAGCCCGGGACAGACCACCCGCCGCGGGTTTCTGCACATTATGGGTGCGTCCATGGCGCTTGCGGGCCTTGCCGGCTGCCGCAAGCCCATCGAGCACATCATGCCGTTCTCCCGCAGGCCGGAGGACACCATCCCCGGCGTGCCGATGCAGTACGCGTCCGGCATGGAGTTTCGCGGCGCGCTCCGCCCCATTCTGGTGGAGAGCACGGACGGTCGGCCCACCAAGATCGAGGGCAACCCCGAGCATCCCGAGTCTTCGGGCAGTTCCGGCGTGTTCGAGCAGGCGAGCCTGCTGGGGCTGTATGATCCGGACCGCTCCAAGACGGTGATGCGCGATGGGGATGGGGCGACCTTTGACGACTTCGTCAACTTTGTCGCTTCGCGTCCGGCATCCTCCCGTGTTGCCGTGCTGGCGGCACCCTCGTCTTCGATGACCCTGGCGGCCCAGCGACGGGCGATCCAGGCGGCGGGCGGCCGCTGGATCGAGTACGACGCGTCCGGGTCTGATCAGGCCGCAGCTGCGCTGCAGCTGGCCTACGGGCAGTCCCTGCGGGCCCGGTACAACTTCTCCCGGGCAGACGTCATTCTGAGTCTGGATGCGGACTTTCTGGGCATGCAGGCGCCTGACGCACTGCACAATGCCTCGGGGTTCGCCGCGAGCCGACGCATGGAGGAGCGGGGTTCGATGTCCCGCCTCTATGTGGCTGAACCATCCTTCTCGGTTACCGGCGGCATGGCCGACCACCACAAGGCGGTCAAGGCATCGCAGGTGGCCGGCGTGGGCGCCGCAATCGCCCGTGCGCTTGGCATCGCCGTCGAGGGCGGTCGCGAGTTCGACAACGATCCGTGGGTGCAGGCCGCAGCGGCCGATCTGCAGGCAGCCGGCTCGGCCGGGGTCGTCGTGGCTGGCGAAGGTCAGTCGCGCGATGCCCACCTCATCGCGGTGGCCATCAACGCGATGCTCGGTGCGGTCGGAACGACGGTCTCGCTGATGAACGTGCCGAATACGGGTTCGGCCACACGCTTTGAGAATCTGGCCCAGTTGGTGCTGGACATGGCGTCGGGTCGCGTGGACATGCTGGTCACGATGGACTGCAACCCGGTGTACGACGCGCCCGCCTCGCTGCGATTCGCAGAGGCCATGGAGCGCGTGCCGGAGACGGTTCACCTGGGACTCTATCAGGATGAAACGGCGCACGCCTCCCGCTGGCATCTGCCCATGGCACACTACCTCGAGGCGTGGAGCGACGGACGTTCCTTCGGTGGTGCGCTTTCGGTGGTGCAGCCGCTGATTGCCCCGCTCTATGACGGCGCCCGCTCGCCGATCGAAGTGTCAGGTCTTCTGGCCGACCGCCAGAATCGCACCGGCTATGACCGGGTGCGCGCCACCTGGCAGGGCTTCGCGTCCGGAGGCACCTTCGAGCAGGACTGGCGCAAAGTGCTGCACGACGGATTTGCCGAAGGCACCGCGTACGGATCCTTCTCCGATGCTCCTTCCGGCCTGGCCGGCGCGCTGGCCGGCGTGGGGCGCGCGGCGCCGGGCGATGGCCTGGAGGTCGTCTTCCGGACCTCATCGTCCGTATTGGACGGCTCGTTCGCGAACAACGCCTGGCTGCAGGAACTGCCGGACGCCACGACCAAAATTGTCTGGGACAATGTGGCGATCATGAGTCCCGGCACGGCGGAGCGGCTCGGCCTGGGTGTCAACCTGTCCGAGGGAAGGCACTACGCCGATCTCGCCACGGTAACCGTGGGAGACAGCGCCGTCGAGATTCCGATCTGGATTCAGCATGGCACTGCAGAGGACACGGTGGTGCTGGAAATGGGCTATGGCCGCTCCATCGCCACAGATCGTGCCGTGCGGGAGCCCATCTTCTTCGATCTGGATGCCGAGACTGACATTTATGGTCAGGGCGCCGTGGCCAACGGAGTCGGCTCCAACGTGGCACCGCTGCGCAGTGTGGCGAGCCCGGGCTTTGCCTCTGGCGCCTCCGTGGCGGCCGCGGGCAGTGACTACATGATCGCAACCACGCAGGACCACGGTGCCATGCCCGACGAAGGCGCCGAGATGATGGGCCGCGGGCTCTTCCGCATGGCGACGGTCGAGGAGTACCAGGCAGATCCCTACTTCGTGGCGGACGGCGATCCGAAGCCCATCGGCGGGTACGCCTGGGAAGATTACCCGGCGCTCTGGGAATACAGCCACCCCAGCAAACAGGACGCGTACAAGGACAATCCCTACTACGCCAACCAGTGGGGCATGGTCATCGACCTCAACACCTGCACGGGTTGCAACGCCTGTGTGGTGGCCTGCCAGTCCGAGAACAACATTCAGGTGGTCGGCAAGGATGAGGTGGCCCGCGGCCGCGAGATGAGCTGGATCCGCATGGATCGCTATTTCGTGGGCGGTGACGGCGCCGGGGAGCTGCAGATGGTGCAGCAGCCGGTACCGTGCATGCACTGCGAGAATGCGCCGTGTGAGTCGGTCTGCCCGGTTGCCGCCACGGTGCACAGCCCGGACGGCACCAACCAGATGATCTACAACCGGTGCATCGGCACGCGCTACTGCGCGAACAACTGCCCCTACAAGGTGCGCCGCTTCAACTACTACAACTGGAGCAAGACGCTTCCCGAATCGCTGCACATGGCGCAGAACCCGAATGTGACGGTTCGCAGCCGCGGCGTGATGGAGAAGTGCTCCTACTGCATCCAGCGCATTCGCGAGGTCAATCGCCAGGTGAACGTCGAAGGCCGCGAGATTCGCGACGGAGACGTGGTCACGGCCTGCCAGCAGGCGTGCCCGAGTCACGCGATCTCGTTCGGCGATCTGAACGACCCCACCAGCAAGGTGGTGCAGGACCGGGCCAACCCCCGTCGCTACGAGCTGCTGGCAGAGCTGAGCGTCAAGCCACGCACCAGCTACCTCGGTCGCCTCCGCAACCCCAACACCACGCTCGCGTCGGCTGCATCCGCACCCGCCGAGTCCGAATAAAGACAGCAGTCGAACTGTGAGTACGGAACACCAAGCCAACTCTGCGGGACACGTCATGGACGACTCCCCGCTGTTCGGTGCTGACCTCTCGTTCCACGACATCACCGAAATGGTGGCGTCGCATACCGAGAAGAAGACACCCATTGCGTGGTTCGCCGCCTTCTCGCTTGCGAACATCGGCCTCATGATCCTTCTGGTCATGATCGCCTACCTGTTCTGGAACGGCGTGGGGGTCTGGGGCCTGAACAACCCGGTCGGATGGGGCTATGCCATCGTGAACTTCGTGTTCTGGGTGGGCATCGGTCACGCCGGCACGCTGATCTCGGCGATTCTCTTCCTGTTCCGGCAGCAGTGGCGAACAGCCATCAACCGGAGTGCGGAAGCGATGACCATCTTCGCGGTGATCTGCGCCCTGATCTTCCCGGGCATTCACGTGGGTCGCGTCTGGGCTGCCTACTGGATGCTGCCGATCCCGAACCAGATGGAGATGTGGCCGCAGTTCAAGAGCCCCTTGCTCTGGGACGTGTTCGCGGTTTCGACCTACTTCACGGTCTCGCTGGTCTTCTGGTACGTGGGTCTGATTCCGGACCTGGCCACGCTGCGGGACCGCGCCACGAACAAGATTCGCCAGCGGGTTCTCGGCGTGCTGTCGATGGGCTGGACCGGTGCCAACCGCCACTGGCGCAACTACGAGAAGGCCTACCTGCTGCTGGCCGCGCTGGCCACGCCTCTGGTGCTTTCGGTGCACTCGGTGGTGTCCTTCGACTTTGCGGTGTCCATTGTGCCCGGGTGGCATACCACCATCTTCCCGCCCTACTTCGTGGCGGGCGCCATCTTCTCAGGCTTTGCGATGGTGGTGACCCTGCTGGTGATAGCCCGGAAGATTTACAATCTGGAGGACATCATTACGATCGGTCACCTGGAGAAGATGAACATCATCATTCTCCTGACCGGCACCATGGTGGGCTTCGCCTACATCACGGAGTTCTTCATCGCCTGGTACTCGGGCGTTCAGTACGAGCAGTACGCGTTCCTCAATCGAGCCTTCGGGCCGTACGCGTGGGCCTACTGGATCATGATGAGCTGCAACCTCTTCTTCCCGCAGTTCTTCTGGTTCAAGAAGCTGCGCACGAGTATCCCGTTCATGTTCGTGGTGTCCATCTTCGTGAACGTGGGCATGTGGTTCGAGCGTTTCGTGATCACGGTCACCTCACTGCACCGGGACTACCTGCCCAGCTCCTGGGATTACTACTCCCCGACTGCGGTGGATGTGCTGACGTTCGTCGGCTCCTTCGGCCTCTTCTTCACCCTCTTCCTGCTGTTCCTGCGCTTTGTGCCGATGGTCGCCATCGCCGAGGTGAAGGCCGTCAAGCCGGAGGCGGATCCGCACTACTACGACGGTCACGGCGACGGACACGCGGGACATGAGCTCCCGACCGCCGCCCCCGGACCGCCCGCTACAGCCTGACAAAGTCATGAACCCAGTTAAAGAACTGATTCGCGACGTCAAGGCGTCGATGGGCATCTTCGAGAGCCCGAACCCCGAGCTTCACGGCCTGCTGGCCGAATTCCCCAACCCGGGCGCCCTCTACCATGCGGCAGAAGGCGTGCGCGATGCGGGGTACAAGCATTTCGATGCGCACAGCCCGTTCCCCATCCACGGCATGGATGATGCCATGGGGCTCGGCAATTCGCTGGTCGGGTGGATCACCTTCGGCGGCGGTATTGCGGGCCTCGCCCTGGGTACCTGGCTGCAGTGGTGGACCGGCGCAGTGGACTACCCGCTCAACATCAGCGGCAAGCCCTTCTTTGCCGTCGAGCCTTCGATCCCGGTGATGTTCGAGCTGACCATCCTGCTCAGCGCGCTCTCTACCGTGGCCGGCATGTTCGCCCTGAACGGACTGCCCCGCCCCTACAACCCGCTCTTCTATTCCTCCAACTTTGCCCGCGCTACCGACGACGCGTTCTTCCTGCACATCGCAGCGACGGACCGCCGGTTCGAGAAGGACGGCACACGCCGACTGCTTGAAGATCTCGGAGCCACGACCATCGAGGTCATCCGTGATCGCGGCGACTCGGATCTGGAGGACTGACATGCGCCTGGTATCCATGACCATGATTTCCCGCGCGATGTCGCTTCTGGCGCTGGTGGCCCTCGTAGGCTGCCGGGGCACGGTAAGTGACCAGCCGCCGATCCATATCAATCCGAACATGGACTGGCAGGAGCGCTTCGATCCGCAGGAGCGGAACGATTTCTTTGCCGATGGGCGGGCCATGCGACCCCCGGTCCCCGGTACCGTGGCGCGCGGATTCCTGCGTGAAGACACGGCGTTCCACTTCGGTCGCGATGCTTCCGGCAACTTCGTGGAAGGCATGCCGGTCGAAGTGACTGCCGAGCTCATGGAGCGCGGTCAGGAGCGGTACGAGATTTTCTGCGCCGTTTGCCACGGTAGCGCCGGTGACGGGCAGGGCATCATCATGACGGGCAACTACGGCTACGTGCCTGCGCCGACGTACCACTCAGACCTGCTGCGTTCCGCGCCGGACGGCTACATGTTCGACGTTATCGGCAATGGCGTGCGCAGCATGCCGGGCTACGCTCAGCAGATCCCGATCGCAGACCGTTGGGCCATCACCGCCTACATCCGTGCCCTGCAGCGCAGCCAGTTCGCGGGCGGTGCGGACGTAGCAGGCGGTCCCCAGAATGTGCAATCAGCCGGCACCAGCTCGGCCCCATAGTTCGTATCCATGGCGACTATTCGTTCAAGCAACCCGCTGGTCTGGCTCTTCGACCCGATCCAGCCGACGCGAGAAGGGGCCAACGAGTCCTACCGATTCTCGGGCTCATCGATGGCCTGGGTGGTGCCGACCGCGATCGGTGTTATCGCACTCGTGGCGACGTTCGCCATGGGCTTTGCCTCGGAAGATCGCAGCCAGTTCTACTTCTCGTATCTGACCGCGTGGTCGTACGGCCTTTCGCTGGCCGTGGGCGCGCTGTTCTTCGTCCTCATCCAGCACGTGACCAAGGCCCGGTGGAGCGTGGTTTTCCGACGCATCCCCGAGGCGCTGCTCTGGTCGTTCCCGCTGCTGGCTGTGCTGGGCATCCCCGTGCTGCTCGGCATGCACGACCTGTACGAATGGACGCACGAGTACCTCTACGATCCGACCAGCGATCAGTACGACGCCGTTCTGGACGGCAAGCGCTCCTATCTGAATACGCCGTTCTTCCTCGGCCGCATGGCGTTCTATTTCGTCATGTGGACGTACATCTCGTACCGGCTGTACACCGTCTCGGTGAAGCAGGACGAGTCGCGTGACATCGAGGACACCCGCAGCATGCGCTTTACCAGCGCGTGGGGTCTGGCCATTACGGCCGTCACGACGGCCTTCGCGTCCTTCGACATTCTCATGTCCACGTACCCGCACTGGTTCTCGACCATCTTCGGTGTCTACTTTTTCGCGGGCTCCTTCCTTGCGATCATGGCCTTCATGATCGTGCTCGCCATGGCGTTCCAGCGCAGCGACATGATGCCTGGAATGACCGTGGAGCATTACCAGGATCTGGGCAAGTTCATGTTCGGGTTCGTCGTGTTCTGGGCGTACATCGCATTCAGCCAGTACATGCTGATCTGGTATGGAAACCTTCCGGAGGAGACCGTCTGGTACAAGTATCGTCTCAGTCACGGCTGGGAGGCCCACAGTGCCGCGCTGCTCATCGCCCATTTCATTCTGCCGTTCCTGGTGCTTGTAGGCCGATGGGCCAAGCGCCTGCGTCCGTTGCTGGCGTTCATGGCCGTCTGGATTCTGGTGATGCACTGGTTCGACTTCCACTGGATTGTCATGCCGGTCCTGCACGCGGACCAGGCGCAGTTCAGCCCGCAGGACTTCACCGCATTTGCAGGCATTACCGGCGTTCTCGTGGGCCTGGTTGTATTCCGGCTGAGCCGCCACAGCATGGTGCCCCAGGGCGATCCCCGCCTGAAGCACTCGCTTCATTTCAAGAACACCTGAGGCAACTGCCCGCGTGTTCCCCCCGGAGTGGGGCCCGGCTGCCTATTTTGACCATGCCTTCACCGGGCATATCAATCAATCGGCCTGTGAACTCGTTCGCACGGTCGAACACCAAGCACGGGTATGGATCACGCAATAGACAACGCAGGCGTTGAGGGAGAAGGCATCCCGGTAAACGGAGTGCTTCTCATGTTCGGTGCCATTGTGGCGGCGCTGGCCGTTGTGGTCGTCGTTACCGTTTCCATCCTGGGAGACGAGTTCAAGGCTGCCGAGGTGATGGCGACCGAGACCACGGGCTATCCGCTTCTCCGAGAGACGCAGTCCTCGGCGCAGGCCCTGCTGACGCGCAACGAAGTAGTGGACGCCGGCCAGGGTGTGTTTCGCATACCGATCGAGCGCGCCATGCAGCTGACGGTTGCCGAGAGCGGTCCGACCGCAACGGACCAGATCACGCTGCGACGCTGAGGTGAAACGCGGGCTGCTCATAGCGCTCGTTTCGCTGCTGCCGCTGACGGTTTCCGCGCAGCGCACCGGTGAGTTGCCGGCCGTCTTCGACGGTGTCGGCATCGAGGAACAGTTGGGAAGCACACTGCCGCTCGACTTGCAATTCGCGGATGCCGAGGGAAACCCGGTAACCCTGGGCCGCTACTTCACAGGCTCGAGGCCCGTGATGTTGAATCTCGTGTATCACGAGTGCCCGATGCTCTGCAGCCTGATGCTGACGGAGTTCACCAAGACCCTCATCGACCTCAACGAGTCTGAAGGCTGGGTGCCGGGCCAGCAATTCGATGTGGTTACGATCAGCTTCTCGGCGGTAGAGGTCCCGGAAATGGCGGCGCGCGCCAAGGCGCGCTATCTGGACCAACTCGGTCTGGAGCAGGCAGCCCGCGGCTGGCACTTCCTGACCGGATCCCAGGAGTCGATCGATGCGATTTCCGAGGCCATGGGTTACGGATTCAAGTGGGTCGAGGCCTCCCAGGAGTACGCCCATCCGGCGGCCCTCATGCTGGCCAGCCCGGAAGGTGTGCTGACCCGGTACATTCACGGCCTCACCTTCGAAGCGCGGGATGTGAAGCTCGCAGTGATCGAGGCATCGGAAGGGCGGGTTGGCACCGCCATGGACAAGATTTTTCTCTTCTGCTACCGCTATGACTCCCAGGCCAATTCCTACGTGGCCGACGCCTGGGCCATCATGCGTGCAGGAGGGCTTTTGACGATGATTCTGCTGGGAGGCACCCTCCTGGTACTCTGGCGCCGCGAGCGCCGAACGCTGGACCCCGGTTCGCCGGCGGTCAGCACCTAATCCGCCACGGCGGGAAAGAGACTGAACAACCATGGGAGAAAACGGAACCACATGGCTTCCTGAGGCGGCGTCGACCATCGCGCCCGAGGTGGACGCGCTGTTCTACTTCGTCCTCTGGACGAGCGTAGTCATGTTCATCGGTGTAGTGGTCGCGATGGCCTACTACGGCATGAAGTTTCGCCGGCGCGACCCCTCCTACGTGCCGCCGGCACACCACGAGAGCCGCTTGATTGAAACGGCCAGCATCGTGATCCCCACGATCCTGGTGCTCATTGTCTTCACCTGGGGCTTCAAGGTGTTCATCAAGATGTACGCAGCCCCCCCGGATTCCTACGAGATCACCGTGCGCGGCAAGCAGTGGTTCTGGGAGTACGAGTACGACAACGGCGTCGTGGTGGCCAATGAGTTCTATGTGCCCATCGGCCGCCCGGTCAAGCTGAACATGAGCGCCACCGATGTGCTGCACTCGTACTTCATCCCGGACTTCCGCGTCAAGCACGACGTGCTGCCCAATCGCTACACCAGTCTGTGGTTTCAGGTGGACGAAGCGGGGGAGTACCAGGTGTATTGCACGGAGTATTGCGGCACGCAGCATTCAGCCATGCTGAGCACGCTGGTGGCCGTGCCCCAGGCTGAGTTTGATTCGTGGCTGGCCAACCAGAATCAGGACCTGCCGCCTGCAGAACTGGGCGAATTGCTGTATACCCAGTACGCATGCAACGCTTGCCACTCCACCGACGGCGTCGCAGGAGTGGGTCCCACCTTCCAGGGTCTTTACGAGGCGGCCCGCCCCCTGGCGGACGGCTCGACCGTCACCGCTGACGACAACTACCTGCGTCAGTCCATCCTCGATCCCGCCTCGCAGTTGGTGCAGGGTTATGGTCCGGTTATGCCGGCCACCTACACCTCTTTCTCGGCGAAGCAGCTCGATGGACTGATCGCTTACATAAAGGCGCTGCAGTAGCCAATACCTATGACCGCATCGTCCGTACTTGCTCCCAAGGAGCACTACCTCAACCACGACAACTCGATCAAGGGGTGGCTACTGACCGTAGACCACAAGAAGATCGGGATTATGTACCTGGTGGCGGTCTCGCTGGCCTTCCTGGCCGGTGGCATCCTCGCCATCCTGGTGCGCACGGAGTTGTCGGCGCCCGGCGAGACCATCATGGGTCCGGACGCCTACAACCAGTCGTTCACCCTGCACGCCGTGCTGATGGTGTTCGCCTTCATCATCCCGGCAATTCCAGCCATCATGGGCAACTTCGCACTGCCCATCCAGCTGGGCGCGAAGGATGTGGCGTTCCCAAGACTCAACCTCGCGAGCTTCTATATCTACCTGATTGGTGCGGCGATCACGCTCTGCGCGC
This window encodes:
- a CDS encoding cytochrome c3 family protein, giving the protein MPQIFPRSANVLPTLSLVLVSGIGIFAIAFVWYYFSPEYTDVGYAPEQPVAFSHRLHAGELGVNCQYCHSQVENAAHSNVPATQTCMNCHNQIRTESLKLLPVRESWATGASIPWVKVHQLPDYAHFAHNVHIKNGVGCQTCHGRIDQMEVVELVEPLSMGWCIECHRQPELYLRPNDEITTMGYVQPADFVERNMERIRIENIQPPTNCSACHY
- a CDS encoding TAT-variant-translocated molybdopterin oxidoreductase is translated as MIELPVLQNSERDSDASSPRTRFWRSVEQLQGSEEYQAFTGSELMPEAAGSPGQTTRRGFLHIMGASMALAGLAGCRKPIEHIMPFSRRPEDTIPGVPMQYASGMEFRGALRPILVESTDGRPTKIEGNPEHPESSGSSGVFEQASLLGLYDPDRSKTVMRDGDGATFDDFVNFVASRPASSRVAVLAAPSSSMTLAAQRRAIQAAGGRWIEYDASGSDQAAAALQLAYGQSLRARYNFSRADVILSLDADFLGMQAPDALHNASGFAASRRMEERGSMSRLYVAEPSFSVTGGMADHHKAVKASQVAGVGAAIARALGIAVEGGREFDNDPWVQAAAADLQAAGSAGVVVAGEGQSRDAHLIAVAINAMLGAVGTTVSLMNVPNTGSATRFENLAQLVLDMASGRVDMLVTMDCNPVYDAPASLRFAEAMERVPETVHLGLYQDETAHASRWHLPMAHYLEAWSDGRSFGGALSVVQPLIAPLYDGARSPIEVSGLLADRQNRTGYDRVRATWQGFASGGTFEQDWRKVLHDGFAEGTAYGSFSDAPSGLAGALAGVGRAAPGDGLEVVFRTSSSVLDGSFANNAWLQELPDATTKIVWDNVAIMSPGTAERLGLGVNLSEGRHYADLATVTVGDSAVEIPIWIQHGTAEDTVVLEMGYGRSIATDRAVREPIFFDLDAETDIYGQGAVANGVGSNVAPLRSVASPGFASGASVAAAGSDYMIATTQDHGAMPDEGAEMMGRGLFRMATVEEYQADPYFVADGDPKPIGGYAWEDYPALWEYSHPSKQDAYKDNPYYANQWGMVIDLNTCTGCNACVVACQSENNIQVVGKDEVARGREMSWIRMDRYFVGGDGAGELQMVQQPVPCMHCENAPCESVCPVAATVHSPDGTNQMIYNRCIGTRYCANNCPYKVRRFNYYNWSKTLPESLHMAQNPNVTVRSRGVMEKCSYCIQRIREVNRQVNVEGREIRDGDVVTACQQACPSHAISFGDLNDPTSKVVQDRANPRRYELLAELSVKPRTSYLGRLRNPNTTLASAASAPAESE
- the nrfD gene encoding polysulfide reductase NrfD, coding for MSTEHQANSAGHVMDDSPLFGADLSFHDITEMVASHTEKKTPIAWFAAFSLANIGLMILLVMIAYLFWNGVGVWGLNNPVGWGYAIVNFVFWVGIGHAGTLISAILFLFRQQWRTAINRSAEAMTIFAVICALIFPGIHVGRVWAAYWMLPIPNQMEMWPQFKSPLLWDVFAVSTYFTVSLVFWYVGLIPDLATLRDRATNKIRQRVLGVLSMGWTGANRHWRNYEKAYLLLAALATPLVLSVHSVVSFDFAVSIVPGWHTTIFPPYFVAGAIFSGFAMVVTLLVIARKIYNLEDIITIGHLEKMNIIILLTGTMVGFAYITEFFIAWYSGVQYEQYAFLNRAFGPYAWAYWIMMSCNLFFPQFFWFKKLRTSIPFMFVVSIFVNVGMWFERFVITVTSLHRDYLPSSWDYYSPTAVDVLTFVGSFGLFFTLFLLFLRFVPMVAIAEVKAVKPEADPHYYDGHGDGHAGHELPTAAPGPPATA
- a CDS encoding DUF3341 domain-containing protein, translated to MNPVKELIRDVKASMGIFESPNPELHGLLAEFPNPGALYHAAEGVRDAGYKHFDAHSPFPIHGMDDAMGLGNSLVGWITFGGGIAGLALGTWLQWWTGAVDYPLNISGKPFFAVEPSIPVMFELTILLSALSTVAGMFALNGLPRPYNPLFYSSNFARATDDAFFLHIAATDRRFEKDGTRRLLEDLGATTIEVIRDRGDSDLED
- a CDS encoding cytochrome c, coding for MRLVSMTMISRAMSLLALVALVGCRGTVSDQPPIHINPNMDWQERFDPQERNDFFADGRAMRPPVPGTVARGFLREDTAFHFGRDASGNFVEGMPVEVTAELMERGQERYEIFCAVCHGSAGDGQGIIMTGNYGYVPAPTYHSDLLRSAPDGYMFDVIGNGVRSMPGYAQQIPIADRWAITAYIRALQRSQFAGGADVAGGPQNVQSAGTSSAP
- a CDS encoding SCO family protein produces the protein MKRGLLIALVSLLPLTVSAQRTGELPAVFDGVGIEEQLGSTLPLDLQFADAEGNPVTLGRYFTGSRPVMLNLVYHECPMLCSLMLTEFTKTLIDLNESEGWVPGQQFDVVTISFSAVEVPEMAARAKARYLDQLGLEQAARGWHFLTGSQESIDAISEAMGYGFKWVEASQEYAHPAALMLASPEGVLTRYIHGLTFEARDVKLAVIEASEGRVGTAMDKIFLFCYRYDSQANSYVADAWAIMRAGGLLTMILLGGTLLVLWRRERRTLDPGSPAVST
- the coxB gene encoding cytochrome c oxidase subunit II, yielding MGENGTTWLPEAASTIAPEVDALFYFVLWTSVVMFIGVVVAMAYYGMKFRRRDPSYVPPAHHESRLIETASIVIPTILVLIVFTWGFKVFIKMYAAPPDSYEITVRGKQWFWEYEYDNGVVVANEFYVPIGRPVKLNMSATDVLHSYFIPDFRVKHDVLPNRYTSLWFQVDEAGEYQVYCTEYCGTQHSAMLSTLVAVPQAEFDSWLANQNQDLPPAELGELLYTQYACNACHSTDGVAGVGPTFQGLYEAARPLADGSTVTADDNYLRQSILDPASQLVQGYGPVMPATYTSFSAKQLDGLIAYIKALQ